The genomic interval TACTTACCATTACCCGAAATTTTACCCGATGCTACAGCATCAGTTATGTATTTTGTTTCATCGCCTGTTAAATAAGGTTTATTAAATGGAATCATTATCGTATAAATTTTGCTGGATTACCTACATATAATCCTGACTTTTCTATTGATTTTATGAGTACTGTTCCTCCTCCTGTTTGAGTTTTTTCAACAATGGAAATACCGTCTATAATAGTGGTATTTATACCCAAAACACACAATTCTTCAACCTTTACGAAACCTGCAATCGCAACTCTAGGCGACAAAAAACAATGAGAGTTTACAACAGTATCATGAGCAATAGTACAACCAATGTTTAAAATTGTATTTGCTTTTATTTTTACTTTTGCATCAATTAAACAGCCTGGATAAACCACACATCCCTTTTCTATTGTTGCTGATGCGTCTACCCAAGAAGTTGAATGTATAATTTTACCAAAAGGAATTTTCCCTTTCAAGTTATTATAAATTTTTTTCTTTACTGCTAAATGTTTGTAACCAATACCAATTAGAACTTCATCAAAAAGCTTTTCATTAAAAGCGGTTTCAATCTCACTTACTCTACCAACAACTGCAATTCCTACGACTTCTTTCTCAGTAGCAAAATCATCAAAAAAGACCACTCTAGAATAATGTTTATCTGTGAAAGCGTAATGGGCTATTTGCTGTCCCAAATCACCTGAACCAATTATAGCTAGTGTTTTCATTTATTAATAATATTTTTTATTTCAGAAAGAGAACTAATCACATTAACATTGTTTTTATAAAATCCATCTCTATCGATTACAAAAGTAGAAATTCCTAGAGAAACTGCTGGTTCAAAATCCAATTTAAATGAATCTCCAATATACAATATATCTTTTGGATCAATATTAATTTTTTCTAAAGCATATTGATGAAATTCTATCGATGGTTTAGATTTTCCAATAGTTTCTGAAACAAAAATATCTTTGAAAATTGTTCCAAAAAATTGATTTAACTTTCCCTCAAGAGTGGCATTAAAATTAGAAAGTATTCCCATTGGAATTGAAATTTCATGCAACACCTTTGTATCCTCATATTTTTCCCATGGCAAATAAGAACAAGCCTTAAATAACGCTGACACAATTTCTGAAGTAGGAATCACTCCCAAAGAATATAATAATTCGGAATTAAAATAAGAATAGAATTCAATGTCTGTTCTATCTGGAAATTTTATAGTTTCAGACAAAATTTTATGATTGTATTGTATTGTACTTTTATCTATAGAAAATTCAAAATCACTTAAAACGCCCTG from Flavobacterium ovatum carries:
- a CDS encoding acetyltransferase, producing MKTLAIIGSGDLGQQIAHYAFTDKHYSRVVFFDDFATEKEVVGIAVVGRVSEIETAFNEKLFDEVLIGIGYKHLAVKKKIYNNLKGKIPFGKIIHSTSWVDASATIEKGCVVYPGCLIDAKVKIKANTILNIGCTIAHDTVVNSHCFLSPRVAIAGFVKVEELCVLGINTTIIDGISIVEKTQTGGGTVLIKSIEKSGLYVGNPAKFIR
- a CDS encoding HAD family hydrolase, encoding MKYLLLDVSGTILYKPTLFDRIQGVLSDFEFSIDKSTIQYNHKILSETIKFPDRTDIEFYSYFNSELLYSLGVIPTSEIVSALFKACSYLPWEKYEDTKVLHEISIPMGILSNFNATLEGKLNQFFGTIFKDIFVSETIGKSKPSIEFHQYALEKINIDPKDILYIGDSFKLDFEPAVSLGISTFVIDRDGFYKNNVNVISSLSEIKNIINK